From a single Eleginops maclovinus isolate JMC-PN-2008 ecotype Puerto Natales chromosome 20, JC_Emac_rtc_rv5, whole genome shotgun sequence genomic region:
- the phf20a gene encoding PHD finger protein 20 isoform X4, with translation MVRRAPNRRRPQENGGPKNKRARRSTSDREEDSNSEEDEREQGMVNEKNKKTNGELSAAPAIKQEEEMTVLNKDLGKGTGLTNGVKGEKDDEESKESGHLNGEVKQEETETKPYTESPKPYAEIPTAQTEQVPVSMTTTESKGGVEQKPNVQSEGSQPAAETPPPLPVKPVRKQGFHNPNRFSREPLYRVIKNQPPPVLSINLDHNPFKCSAPGCTKSFRKAKLLHYHMKYYHGEEQPLEGERSPTRNIQTRASEKQAPPLDGLKRRRTISASMHSVGPVPVARGEVKTAGRRTSAPPAVGTQIHQQRALLREKSKENHLDRNGCQQLDKDSDKSGFDIGSVKDKLKEKQKQKDFLRIKLKKKKKKKKAKSDYTGSEENIDISVLGLPSKLNLPLKFPPSHNHKPEAYPSRPGYSYSQQIHVDDDDSMSDWSTDSCGWSDEDFGGDLDVTTPPLSVDSGAVDTNDQELVRCICEVEEENDFMIQCEDCLCWQHGTCMGLLEDNVPDRYTCYICRDPPGQRQSLRYWYDREWLINGHMYGLSFLEENYSHQNAKKITTTHQLLGDVHHVVEVLNGLQIKMSVLQSNTHPDLQLWRQPWKHLERSWTASDSCRSSDAAPSPATPDEDMSRGEILMSNALEKLSRAATAATTSSSSFPFPSFQDSYIISEHCYQKPRAYYPAVEQRLVVETRQGSELEDSMRSTEELLEREQRYGSLLETDKPKLTGTSIKASLGCSWSQAETREEGGRDPGEAADNSRQHQQRQINLLDHIDAVQDEVSHRMDFIERELDVLESWLDYTGELEPPEPLARLPQLKHRMKRLLTQLGKVQQIALYSST, from the exons ATGGTGAGGCGGGCCCCCAACCGCAGGAGGCCTCAGGAAAACGGAGGCCCCAAGAACAAGCGAGCCAGACGCAGCACGTCCGACAGGGAGGAGGACAGCAACAGCGAGGAAGATGAGCGAGAACAGGGGATGGTAAACGAgaagaacaagaaaacaaacGGCGAGCTAAGTGCTGCGCCGGCCatcaaacaggaagaggaaatgaCCGTCCTGAACAAGGATTTAGGGAAGGGGACGGGACTCACAAACGGGGTGAAGGGGGAGAAAGACGATGAGGAAAGCAAGGAGAGCGGTCACCTGAATGGAGAGGTGAAGCAGGAAGAGACGGAAACAAAGCCATATACAGAGTCGCCCAAGCCATACGCAGAGATACCCACGGCACAGACGGAGCAGGTGCCTGTCTCTATGACAACCACAGAATCAAAAGGGGGTGTGGAGCAGAAGCCCAATGTCCAATCAGAAGGCTCCCAGCCCGCAGCGGAAACACCACCTCCCCTGCCTGTGAAAC CGGTGAGGAAGCAGGGTTTCCACAACCCCAACAGATTCAGCAGAGAACCAT TGTACCGAGTCATCAAAAACCAACCCCCTCCGGTCCTGTCCATCAACCTCGACCACAACCCCTTTAAGTGCAGCGCTCCCGGCTGCACAAAGTCATTCCGCAAGGCCAAGCTGCTGCACTACCACATGAAATATTACCACGGCGAGGAGCAGCCTCTGGAGGGGGAGCGCAGCCCCACCAGGAACATCCAGACCAGGGCCTCGGAGAAACAGGCGCCTCCTTTGGACGGCCTCAAGAGAAGGCGCACCATCAGTGCCTCTATGC ACTCTGTTGGGCCTGTCCCAGTCGCCCGTGGTGAGGTGAAGACTGCAGGCAGGCGCACATCGGCCCCGCCTGCAGTTGGCACCCAGAtccaccagcagagggcgctgctgagggagaagagcAAGGAGAACCATCTGGACCGGAACGGATGCCAGCAGCTGGACAAGGACTCTGACAAGAGCGGCTTTGACATTG GGTCAGTGAAAgacaaactgaaagaaaaacagaaacagaaggaCTTCCTCCGCATtaaactgaagaagaagaagaagaaaaagaaggccAAGTCTG ACTACACAGGTAGTGAGGAGAATATTGACATCTCAGTTTTGGGCCTTCCGTCCAAATTGAATTTGCCACTCAAATTCCCCCCCTCACACAATCACAAGCCTGAGGCCTACCCCAGCAGGCCTGGATACAGCTACTCACAGCAGATACATGTGGATG ATGATGATAGCATGAGTGACTGGTCCACTGACAGCTGTGGGTGGAGCGACGAGGACTTCGGGGGGGATTTGGACGTCACCACGCCTCCCCTGAGTGTCGACTCTGGTGCCGTGGACACAAACGACCAGGAGCTAGTGCGGTGCATCTGTGAGGTCGAGGAAGAGAATGACTTCATGATTCAG TGTGAAGACTGTTTGTGCTGGCAGCATGGCACCTGCATGGGCCTGCTGGAAGACAATGTTCCCGACCGCTACACCTGCTACATCTGCAGAGACCCACCAG GTCAGAGGCAGAGTCTGCGCTACTGGTATGATCGCGAGTGGTTGATCAACGGTCACATGTACGGCTTGTCCTTCCTGGAGGAGAACTACTCGCACCAAAATGCCAAGAAGATCACCACCACCCACCAGCTGCTGGGGGACGTGCATCACGTGGTGGAGGTCCTCAACGGTCTGCAGATCAAGATGAGCGTCCTACA GAGCAATACTCACCCAGACTTGCAGCTGTGGCGGCAGCCCTGGAAACATCTGGAGAGGTCGTGGACCGCCTCCGACTCGTGCCGCAGCAGCGACGCAGCTCCCTCTCCGGCGACTCCCGATGAGGACATGAGCCGAGGGGAGATTTTAATGTCCAACGCTCTGGAGAAGCTGAGCCGGGCCGCTACAGCCGCCAccacctcctcgtcctccttCCCCTTCCCCTCCTTCCAGGACTCGTACATTATCAGTGAACATTGCTACCAGAAACCGCGGGCGTATTACCCAGCGGTGGAGCAGAGGCTGGTGGTGGAAACCCGACAGGGCTCAGAGCTGGAGGACAGCATGAGGAGCACAGAGGAGTTGCTGGAGCGGGAGCAGCGCTACGGAAGCCTGCTGGAGACAGACAAGCCCAAACTCACAGGCACCAGTATCAAG GCTTCTCTGGGTTGCTCTTGGTCCCAGGCTGAGacgagggaggagggagggagagatccCGGCGAGGCTGCAGATAACAGCAGGCAGCACCAGCAGAGGCAGATCAACCTGCTGGACCACATAGACGCAGTGCAGGACGAGGTCTCACACAGGATGGACTTCATAGAGAGAGAGCTGGATG tgctgGAGAGCTGGCTGGACTACACCGGGGAGTTGGAGCCTCCTGAACCTCTGGCCCGCCTGCCTCAGCTGAAGCACCGCATGAAGCGACTGCTCACACAGCTGGGGAAGGTGCAGCAGATCGCCCTGTACAGCTCCACATGA